One region of Bacillus pumilus genomic DNA includes:
- a CDS encoding DUF1700 domain-containing protein produces the protein MNKKEFLASLEKHLHRLGEKESDRFIEYYDEMIEDYQEDGYSEQEAVDQVGQPAIIAEGILKEQGIKTVQVPTFGEKATRLSILILGFPLWGSILATVFLLILSVYMVIWCIPLVTGTMTLVGLLGGFWSIIGSPFIFQDGLHVVVTQIGVGILLLGVGLLCGMATVYLTKLLVQMTIQTTKAFMGMFKKKVVRI, from the coding sequence ATGAATAAAAAAGAATTTTTAGCCAGCTTAGAGAAGCACCTGCATCGTCTAGGCGAAAAAGAAAGTGATCGGTTCATCGAGTATTACGATGAAATGATCGAGGATTATCAGGAAGATGGATACAGTGAACAGGAAGCGGTCGATCAAGTCGGGCAGCCTGCCATCATCGCTGAAGGGATTTTGAAGGAACAAGGAATCAAAACCGTTCAGGTGCCGACGTTTGGAGAAAAAGCCACAAGGCTCTCCATCCTCATTTTAGGCTTTCCGTTATGGGGTAGTATTCTAGCAACAGTCTTCCTGCTGATTCTTTCTGTGTATATGGTGATTTGGTGCATTCCGCTCGTGACAGGTACAATGACGCTAGTTGGTCTGCTCGGAGGTTTTTGGAGCATCATTGGTTCTCCATTTATCTTTCAGGACGGTTTGCATGTGGTGGTGACGCAGATTGGCGTTGGTATTCTTCTATTAGGTGTCGGATTATTATGCGGCATGGCCACGGTGTATTTGACAAAGCTATTAGTTCAAATGACTATTCAAACCACTAAGGCATTCATGGGAATGTTTAAAAAGAAGGTCGTGAGAATATGA
- a CDS encoding multidrug effflux MFS transporter yields MSSLSYPQESKKNRFLLAALLGSLTALAPLAMDMYLPALPHIARDFEASTALSQLSLMACLIGLALGQLIAGPISDTIGRRKPLMIGLIIFIAASLLCTVVSSIWMFILLRLIQGLAGSAGIVIARAIVRDHYEGSEMTKFFALLMLVNGVAPAAAPIVGGQMLRFTTWQGVFILLGILGALMLLRSIFSLQESLPAERRQTGGFQQIVGAMKILASDRLFVGYALSQGLVFAAMFAYISGSPFVLQELFHLSPQGFSAAFAVNSLGIITAGQVFARVAAKIGEEKVLRIGLLIAALGGVTLFLMISIDAGLYGILIPLFFVVSSVGIVGTSAPSLAMQHHGAHAGSAAALIGVAQMLLGACMTPLVGLAGSQTAFPMGLIIMLCELGALCCYFFFVARAKKPA; encoded by the coding sequence ATGAGTTCTTTATCTTATCCCCAAGAATCGAAAAAAAACCGATTTCTCCTTGCTGCATTGCTTGGTTCTTTAACCGCCCTTGCACCGCTTGCAATGGATATGTATTTACCTGCATTGCCTCATATTGCACGAGATTTTGAAGCAAGCACTGCTTTGTCCCAATTAAGTCTGATGGCTTGTCTGATTGGACTCGCGCTTGGACAACTGATTGCAGGTCCTATTAGTGATACGATCGGCAGAAGAAAACCGCTGATGATCGGCTTAATCATTTTTATCGCCGCCTCTCTTTTATGTACGGTGGTCTCGTCGATTTGGATGTTCATCCTCTTAAGATTGATTCAAGGACTCGCTGGTTCAGCAGGCATTGTCATTGCACGAGCCATTGTGCGAGATCATTATGAAGGCTCAGAAATGACGAAATTCTTTGCACTGCTCATGTTGGTCAACGGGGTTGCTCCGGCAGCGGCACCTATTGTGGGCGGACAGATGTTACGCTTTACCACATGGCAGGGTGTATTTATTCTCTTAGGCATCCTCGGGGCCTTGATGCTGCTGAGATCTATTTTTTCACTTCAAGAAAGTTTACCTGCGGAGCGCAGACAGACAGGAGGCTTTCAACAGATTGTTGGTGCCATGAAAATTTTAGCGAGTGATCGTCTCTTTGTTGGGTATGCCCTCTCCCAAGGTCTTGTATTCGCAGCGATGTTTGCTTATATTTCTGGCTCACCGTTTGTGCTCCAGGAGCTTTTTCACCTTTCTCCACAAGGATTCAGTGCTGCCTTTGCGGTGAATAGTCTCGGGATCATCACGGCTGGACAAGTATTTGCCCGCGTCGCTGCTAAAATCGGCGAAGAGAAGGTTCTTCGCATTGGATTGCTGATAGCTGCCTTAGGCGGCGTCACCTTATTTTTGATGATCTCCATAGATGCAGGATTGTATGGCATTCTCATTCCGCTCTTTTTTGTGGTCTCAAGCGTTGGAATTGTCGGCACCTCTGCCCCGTCTCTTGCGATGCAGCATCACGGCGCACATGCAGGAAGTGCAGCCGCACTCATCGGTGTGGCACAAATGCTGCTAGGCGCCTGCATGACACCTCTTGTCGGACTAGCCGGAAGCCAAACAGCCTTTCCAATGGGTCTGATTATTATGCTTTGTGAACTAGGTGCACTTTGCTGTTATTTCTTCTTTGTAGCCAGAGCAAAAAAACCCGCATAA
- a CDS encoding GNAT family N-acetyltransferase, with protein sequence MEQQELIIRQAVKEDHEAIRHVLIKSYSQYEPQFTEEGWQNYSAALAAAVDNPNMELMLVAELEGQVVGTLQMFRSSAQAYDKPEMGITSAIVRFLGVDPDVRGKGIAESLLRKSIELTQSWGENVLYLHTSDKMQAAIRLYERMGFERALDKEFVNQNGTHVKSYQYVIQKEQPAGSSHHA encoded by the coding sequence ATGGAGCAGCAAGAGCTGATCATTCGTCAAGCAGTCAAAGAAGATCATGAGGCCATTAGACACGTACTAATCAAATCCTATTCACAGTATGAGCCTCAATTTACAGAGGAAGGCTGGCAAAATTATTCTGCTGCGCTTGCAGCAGCTGTAGATAATCCAAACATGGAGCTGATGCTTGTGGCGGAGCTTGAAGGTCAGGTCGTAGGGACGCTTCAAATGTTCCGGTCATCAGCGCAAGCGTATGACAAACCCGAAATGGGCATTACTTCAGCCATCGTCCGGTTTTTAGGAGTAGATCCCGATGTCAGAGGAAAAGGAATTGCAGAGTCATTGTTACGTAAAAGTATTGAGCTCACGCAATCATGGGGCGAAAATGTTCTGTACCTTCATACCTCTGATAAAATGCAGGCTGCCATTCGTCTTTATGAAAGAATGGGCTTTGAGCGTGCACTAGATAAAGAATTTGTGAATCAAAATGGGACGCATGTTAAAAGCTATCAATATGTCATCCAGAAAGAACAACCAGCTGGTTCATCACATCACGCATAA
- a CDS encoding DUF402 domain-containing protein yields the protein MVFSLHADRWDEVIERKIKYDQKIVEHTCQLLDAQGQQAVLFHKIEDTFTMRAGDGALTIPKGSYTTAYYWKDRPYNMYFWRDDQGKELGSYFNIVGNTSFNGQLVMFEDLIVDLLVLPNDDFFVLDEDELPESLVDFEQGSVHRALESVMASLENILDQVRADVDGKYHHSLFAPLLK from the coding sequence ATGGTGTTTTCGCTACATGCGGATCGGTGGGATGAAGTAATCGAGAGAAAAATCAAATACGATCAGAAGATTGTGGAACATACTTGTCAGCTGTTAGACGCACAGGGACAGCAGGCTGTGCTGTTTCACAAGATTGAAGACACGTTTACGATGAGGGCAGGTGATGGTGCTCTGACGATTCCAAAAGGGAGCTATACGACCGCTTATTATTGGAAGGATCGTCCTTACAATATGTATTTCTGGAGAGATGATCAAGGGAAGGAACTAGGTTCTTATTTTAATATTGTGGGGAATACATCGTTCAACGGCCAGCTGGTCATGTTTGAAGACCTCATTGTTGATCTTCTCGTTCTTCCGAATGATGATTTTTTTGTATTGGATGAAGATGAGTTGCCAGAGAGTTTAGTGGATTTTGAACAAGGTTCAGTGCACCGAGCATTAGAGAGTGTGATGGCTTCGTTAGAAAACATACTTGATCAAGTGAGGGCAGATGTTGATGGAAAATATCATCACAGCTTGTTTGCACCGCTGTTAAAATAG
- a CDS encoding S8 family peptidase, translating to MKKKIFVVIAFLLALTTALPYQSQAAAPPKETDVIIVYKNQKGKQTAIEESEKVNAQYIHLPAVAVTADEQAVTSLKKDPNIAYVSKNIKVKLASSTMKKTAASTNQDALVQKSYNLQKLNVKQAIKEGVTGKNVKVAVLDTGISPHEDLKISGGKSFVNYTSSYKDDEGHGTHVAGTIGALNNDYGTVGVASGAKLYAVKVLDKKGEGDLYSLLRGIDWAISNKMDIMNLSLGFEDNIPILRSAVDEAYKRGLLVVAASGNDGKKNHISYPAAYNSVIAVSATTDKDKLASISNTGKGIEFSAPGQNVISTYLKNEYWYATGTSQAAPHVTGMLALLKQLHPKKTNVQLRTLLRSYTVDLGAKGKDPQFGYGRVQYIPQSSFLKAATSAVKTAETSKKQADVNQAKTKIGRLTASKQKTALTERVKKVQGTIDIRLARAKVQTAEKSKTQGAIKSAQAAIKKLNKGKEKTSLQNRLDKVKKQVAYQKKVTDAKQKVKKAETKRTKKTKAVAQTAVKQLKASKTKTSLQKRLNRIKV from the coding sequence TTGAAAAAGAAAATATTCGTAGTCATCGCGTTTCTTCTTGCGTTGACAACTGCCTTGCCTTACCAATCGCAGGCAGCTGCACCGCCAAAAGAAACAGATGTCATCATCGTCTATAAAAACCAAAAAGGAAAGCAAACAGCGATTGAAGAAAGTGAAAAAGTGAACGCACAGTACATACATCTTCCCGCTGTCGCTGTGACAGCAGATGAACAAGCGGTCACGTCACTCAAAAAAGATCCCAACATCGCGTATGTCTCAAAAAACATAAAGGTCAAACTCGCTTCTTCTACGATGAAAAAAACCGCTGCCTCTACGAATCAGGATGCATTGGTTCAAAAATCTTACAACCTGCAAAAGCTGAATGTAAAGCAAGCGATAAAAGAAGGCGTCACGGGGAAAAATGTGAAGGTAGCCGTTTTGGATACTGGTATTTCTCCACATGAGGATTTAAAGATATCCGGCGGTAAATCATTCGTGAACTACACTTCCTCCTATAAAGATGATGAAGGACACGGCACACATGTCGCAGGAACGATTGGTGCCCTCAATAACGATTACGGCACAGTCGGCGTCGCTTCTGGCGCGAAGCTGTATGCCGTGAAAGTGTTAGATAAAAAGGGAGAAGGCGACTTGTACAGTCTGCTTCGAGGAATCGATTGGGCCATTAGCAACAAGATGGATATTATGAATTTAAGTCTAGGTTTTGAAGACAATATCCCTATTTTGCGTTCAGCAGTGGATGAAGCATACAAAAGAGGACTGCTTGTGGTCGCTGCAAGCGGGAATGATGGGAAGAAGAATCATATCAGCTATCCTGCCGCCTACAATAGCGTCATTGCCGTTTCTGCAACGACGGACAAAGACAAACTCGCTTCTATCTCAAATACAGGGAAAGGTATTGAATTTTCTGCCCCTGGTCAGAACGTCATCAGCACTTATTTAAAAAATGAATATTGGTATGCAACAGGTACATCACAAGCCGCACCGCATGTCACAGGCATGCTGGCACTGTTGAAGCAGCTTCATCCGAAGAAAACAAATGTTCAGCTTCGCACCTTATTGCGCAGCTATACAGTGGATCTTGGCGCAAAAGGAAAAGATCCACAATTCGGCTATGGCCGCGTGCAATATATACCACAATCAAGCTTTTTGAAGGCTGCGACTAGCGCTGTCAAAACAGCCGAAACATCTAAAAAGCAGGCAGATGTCAATCAAGCCAAAACGAAAATTGGCCGACTCACTGCAAGTAAACAAAAAACAGCACTCACTGAACGGGTGAAAAAGGTACAAGGAACCATTGATATCCGCTTGGCACGTGCAAAGGTTCAAACAGCCGAAAAAAGCAAAACACAAGGCGCCATTAAAAGCGCACAAGCGGCCATCAAAAAGTTAAACAAAGGCAAAGAAAAAACAAGCCTGCAAAATCGGCTCGACAAAGTCAAAAAACAGGTCGCCTATCAAAAGAAAGTGACAGACGCCAAACAAAAGGTCAAAAAGGCGGAAACCAAACGAACTAAGAAAACAAAAGCAGTAGCGCAAACCGCTGTCAAACAGCTAAAAGCTTCTAAAACGAAAACCAGTTTACAAAAACGATTAAACCGTATCAAGGTGTAA
- a CDS encoding amidase: MNVKEYMTYDAIGLAALVRNKQVTPDELVQAAFARLNEVNPELNALIQTRQDQVLKEIKTLHTSQPFAGVPFVLKNISQGLENEPLTAGAALLKDVKAKTDSHFVQRLKQAGFLMMGHTNTPEFGLRNVTEPALHGPTRNPWHPDYSPGGSSGGTAAAVASGIVPAGGASDGGGSIRIPASFTGLFGLKPTRGRTPVGPGAGRQWQGASIDFTLTKTVRDSAALLDLLQVIQPEAAFQTPLYDGSYQEDLVKRTSSMRIAYSVESPVGTKVSEEAKQAVQQTVKWLSDQGHQVEEAGPAIDGIHLMQQYYVMNSGEMSALFTSLNRSLGRPVNPEETDIVAWVLAEAGKNVTAAAYTESLDAWDMAAAQMASFHQTYDLFVTPATAYSAPKVGELMHSKEEITELLRVSSLSMQAQQDLIYDMFLKSLTYTPFTQLANLTGQPSMSVPVHLTKAGMPLGVQVTAPKGKEDWLLRLAAEMETSSIWKGTNQLIR; this comes from the coding sequence ATGAACGTAAAAGAGTATATGACGTATGATGCGATTGGCTTGGCGGCACTTGTACGGAATAAGCAGGTAACGCCAGACGAGCTTGTACAAGCTGCATTTGCTAGATTGAATGAGGTCAATCCTGAACTAAATGCGTTGATTCAGACAAGACAAGATCAAGTATTAAAAGAAATCAAGACATTACATACGAGTCAGCCGTTTGCGGGCGTTCCATTTGTACTGAAAAATATATCGCAAGGGCTGGAAAATGAACCGCTGACAGCAGGAGCTGCATTATTAAAGGATGTAAAGGCAAAAACGGACTCCCACTTTGTCCAGCGATTGAAGCAGGCTGGATTTCTCATGATGGGACATACAAACACACCAGAATTCGGATTAAGAAATGTAACAGAACCTGCTTTACATGGTCCAACGAGGAACCCTTGGCATCCTGACTATTCTCCTGGCGGTTCAAGCGGCGGGACGGCAGCAGCTGTTGCGAGCGGCATCGTACCTGCTGGTGGAGCAAGTGATGGTGGAGGGTCCATTCGGATTCCAGCATCCTTTACAGGTTTGTTCGGTCTCAAACCAACAAGAGGAAGAACGCCGGTAGGACCAGGCGCAGGAAGGCAGTGGCAAGGGGCATCCATTGACTTTACACTTACAAAAACAGTGCGGGACAGTGCAGCCCTTCTTGATCTGCTTCAAGTCATTCAGCCTGAAGCGGCTTTCCAAACGCCATTATACGACGGCAGCTATCAAGAAGATCTAGTGAAACGTACATCTTCTATGCGAATTGCTTACAGTGTAGAATCTCCAGTTGGTACGAAGGTCAGTGAGGAAGCGAAGCAGGCGGTGCAGCAAACAGTGAAATGGCTGAGTGATCAAGGGCACCAAGTAGAAGAAGCAGGGCCTGCAATCGATGGGATTCATCTGATGCAGCAATACTACGTCATGAACAGCGGAGAAATGTCTGCACTATTCACGTCCTTGAATCGTTCATTAGGACGTCCAGTCAATCCGGAGGAAACAGACATCGTGGCATGGGTGTTGGCAGAGGCTGGCAAGAATGTAACCGCTGCTGCTTACACAGAAAGTCTTGATGCATGGGATATGGCGGCTGCACAAATGGCGTCATTTCATCAAACCTATGATCTCTTTGTGACACCAGCGACTGCCTATTCAGCTCCTAAGGTTGGTGAGTTGATGCATTCGAAAGAAGAAATCACAGAACTTTTACGTGTGTCATCTCTCTCAATGCAAGCGCAGCAGGATCTCATTTATGACATGTTCTTAAAGAGTCTGACCTACACACCATTTACACAGCTTGCCAACTTAACGGGTCAGCCTTCTATGAGCGTTCCTGTTCATCTCACTAAGGCGGGCATGCCTTTAGGGGTACAGGTCACAGCACCTAAGGGGAAAGAGGATTGGCTGCTTCGGCTTGCAGCAGAGATGGAGACATCCTCGATTTGGAAAGGAACAAATCAACTCATACGTTGA
- a CDS encoding TetR/AcrR family transcriptional regulator, whose protein sequence is MSTKDRIIQTAALLLRKQGYHATGLNQIIRESGTPKGSLYYYFPNGKEELAIAAVEYISQKVINRIEESFAYSDDPYIAIDRFMTNIIRGFTEQENERGIPIVLLAAESKPEHTQLHTACKQEMIRWQKLVKEKLMNSGYEENKADELASLLHSMVIGGLSMTTALKQTTPLEHVKCYLRHLFMREE, encoded by the coding sequence GTGAGTACGAAGGATAGAATTATTCAAACGGCCGCACTTCTTTTACGCAAACAGGGGTATCATGCGACAGGATTGAATCAAATCATTAGAGAGAGCGGCACGCCTAAAGGATCTCTTTATTATTATTTTCCAAACGGAAAAGAAGAGCTAGCCATAGCAGCCGTTGAATATATTAGTCAAAAGGTCATCAATCGAATTGAAGAAAGCTTTGCCTATTCGGATGATCCTTATATCGCCATCGACCGCTTTATGACAAACATCATCCGGGGATTTACGGAGCAAGAAAATGAAAGAGGCATTCCGATTGTCTTGCTGGCGGCAGAATCCAAGCCAGAACATACGCAGCTTCATACTGCATGTAAACAAGAAATGATCCGCTGGCAAAAGCTTGTGAAAGAAAAGCTCATGAACAGCGGATATGAAGAAAACAAAGCGGATGAGCTGGCTTCTCTCCTTCATTCAATGGTGATTGGGGGTCTATCGATGACCACCGCACTCAAACAAACGACCCCGTTAGAACATGTGAAATGTTACCTTAGACACTTATTTATGCGAGAAGAGTAA
- a CDS encoding quercetin 2,3-dioxygenase, whose amino-acid sequence MSEQPQSIKQSEGTSFYTVSGSGKLYGLENQLVHVLAEVNQTNQLFELVLITGGKGAYFPLHCHEHLFETIFVLEGKLEVILDGKKYMVTAFDYIHIPPKTIHGYRMHSHKTRFISYTLGGQMTDVYQQIGKRLQRNEWPMTDHAFDADSFEQAEKESDLILMHGIRQLSNTTKPSVLFHSQLPQAVQPYVLEAGEGKQYIIDGQLHELIATTETTGGGFSHFVIEGAKGKYFPPHYHQVHTEALYCVEGKMNLQLNGEDICLMPGDFAYIPPDTIHSYKFVSHSNKFLLLLLPGKIEQLYEQFEESQSPSICPYFIQEGNLMIDRETSSQYDLVFIEKG is encoded by the coding sequence ATGTCGGAGCAACCGCAATCGATCAAGCAATCCGAAGGAACCTCTTTTTATACCGTGTCTGGTTCAGGGAAACTGTATGGGCTGGAAAATCAGCTTGTTCATGTGCTGGCAGAAGTAAATCAAACGAATCAGCTGTTTGAGCTTGTCTTAATCACAGGTGGGAAAGGAGCTTATTTTCCACTTCACTGTCATGAGCACTTATTTGAAACCATTTTTGTGCTGGAAGGAAAGCTTGAAGTGATCTTGGACGGTAAAAAATATATGGTCACAGCCTTCGATTATATTCATATCCCACCCAAAACGATCCATGGCTACAGAATGCATAGTCACAAAACAAGATTTATTTCATATACGTTGGGCGGACAAATGACAGATGTCTATCAGCAAATTGGGAAAAGGCTTCAGCGGAACGAATGGCCGATGACCGATCATGCTTTCGATGCAGACAGCTTTGAACAAGCTGAAAAAGAAAGCGATCTCATATTGATGCATGGTATCCGGCAGCTGTCAAATACAACTAAGCCCTCCGTTTTATTTCATAGTCAGCTCCCTCAGGCGGTGCAGCCCTACGTATTAGAGGCTGGTGAAGGGAAGCAATACATTATTGATGGTCAGCTTCATGAGCTGATCGCAACAACAGAAACAACTGGAGGCGGGTTCAGTCATTTTGTGATTGAAGGCGCGAAGGGAAAGTATTTTCCTCCGCATTATCATCAAGTACATACAGAAGCACTCTATTGCGTTGAGGGAAAAATGAATCTTCAATTGAACGGAGAGGATATATGCCTGATGCCGGGTGACTTTGCCTATATACCGCCGGATACAATTCACTCTTATAAATTCGTGTCCCATTCTAATAAATTTTTGCTTTTACTGCTCCCTGGAAAGATTGAGCAGTTGTATGAGCAATTTGAAGAATCACAAAGCCCGAGTATATGTCCTTATTTTATTCAAGAAGGGAACTTAATGATTGATCGAGAGACTTCCTCTCAATATGATTTGGTCTTTATCGAAAAAGGATAA
- a CDS encoding zinc-dependent alcohol dehydrogenase yields the protein MRAVTYQGKNSIAVKKVDAPSIQDREDVIIRMTSTAICGSDLHLYQGNFPLPIGYVIGHEPMGIVEEVGPDVTAVKKGDRVVIPFTVACGQCQYCHHHLESQCDNSNPHYDSGGLFGYSEKYGNYPGGQAEYLRVPFGNYTPFKIPDDCELEDEQLLFLSDVLPTAYWSVEHAGVKKGDTVIVLGCGPVGLMAQQFAWQKGAERVIAVDYIDYRLRHAKRMSGVEVFDFTEDPDMGETLKELTKGGADVVIDCVGMDGKKSPLEKIEQKLKLQGGTIGPIQIATKAVRKCGTVQMTGVYGGLYNMFPLGAFFARNVTLKMGQAPARGYMSKLYQKVTTGEIDPKAIITHQLPLDDAAHAYHIFNDKKDDCIKVILKP from the coding sequence GTGAGAGCTGTTACTTATCAGGGGAAAAATAGCATTGCAGTGAAGAAAGTAGATGCGCCATCTATTCAAGATCGGGAAGATGTGATCATCCGAATGACATCAACAGCAATTTGTGGATCTGATTTACATTTGTATCAGGGGAATTTCCCGCTTCCAATCGGCTACGTGATTGGGCATGAGCCAATGGGGATTGTGGAGGAAGTTGGCCCGGATGTCACGGCAGTAAAAAAGGGAGACCGTGTCGTTATTCCATTTACCGTTGCATGTGGTCAATGCCAATATTGTCATCACCACTTAGAAAGCCAATGCGACAACTCAAACCCGCACTACGATTCGGGTGGACTTTTTGGATATAGTGAGAAATATGGGAACTACCCTGGAGGACAGGCAGAATATTTACGCGTGCCTTTTGGGAACTACACTCCGTTTAAGATCCCAGATGATTGTGAGCTGGAGGATGAACAATTGCTGTTCTTATCGGATGTTCTTCCAACTGCTTATTGGAGCGTGGAGCACGCCGGTGTGAAAAAAGGTGATACGGTCATTGTGTTAGGCTGTGGACCTGTTGGGTTAATGGCACAGCAATTTGCATGGCAAAAAGGGGCAGAACGTGTGATTGCGGTCGATTATATTGATTACCGTCTGCGACATGCAAAGCGGATGAGTGGCGTAGAAGTATTTGATTTTACAGAAGATCCCGACATGGGAGAAACATTGAAGGAGCTCACCAAGGGCGGAGCGGACGTTGTGATCGATTGTGTCGGAATGGACGGGAAGAAGTCGCCGCTTGAAAAAATTGAGCAGAAGCTCAAGCTGCAAGGCGGAACAATTGGACCGATTCAAATTGCCACAAAAGCCGTCCGTAAATGTGGAACGGTGCAGATGACGGGTGTGTACGGAGGCCTATATAATATGTTCCCATTAGGTGCCTTTTTCGCAAGAAACGTCACCCTGAAAATGGGGCAGGCCCCGGCGAGAGGCTACATGTCAAAGCTCTATCAAAAAGTGACAACCGGTGAAATTGATCCTAAAGCGATCATCACACACCAATTGCCGTTAGATGATGCCGCTCATGCATATCACATATTTAATGATAAGAAGGATGATTGTATAAAGGTCATCTTAAAGCCATAA